A DNA window from Christiangramia salexigens contains the following coding sequences:
- a CDS encoding DUF6341 family protein — protein sequence MKDFFEGIAWLFENLLLYPLDALRALELDSWFLANILNWVFMIIGFLAFLYWMKQLKTFNDNDEENRDPSAHSFLG from the coding sequence ATGAAAGATTTTTTTGAAGGAATAGCCTGGCTTTTTGAAAACCTACTATTATATCCATTAGATGCCTTAAGAGCTCTTGAACTTGATTCCTGGTTCCTAGCAAATATCCTTAACTGGGTATTCATGATCATAGGTTTCCTTGCTTTTCTTTACTGGATGAAGCAATTAAAAACCTTCAATGACAATGATGAAGAGAACAGAGATCCTTCTGCTCACTCATTCTTAGGATAA